In one Halorubrum sp. CBA1229 genomic region, the following are encoded:
- a CDS encoding CBS domain-containing protein, whose amino-acid sequence MELPTPQDLRERRTTLELTQSELADAADVSQPLIARIEGGDVDPRLSTLRRIVNALHEAEGEVVRASDLMNETVISVAPDDAVREAVDLMEEEAYSQLPVLQNGVPVGSISQGDVVHAGENVGDHPVSEVMSESFPTVAPSATVDEVRNLLDHYKAVMVTDGGETVGIITEADIAAHLS is encoded by the coding sequence ATGGAACTTCCGACGCCACAGGACCTCCGCGAGCGACGGACGACGCTGGAGCTGACGCAGAGCGAGCTGGCCGACGCGGCGGACGTCTCCCAGCCCCTGATCGCCCGGATCGAGGGCGGCGACGTCGACCCGCGGCTCTCGACGCTCCGGCGGATCGTCAACGCGCTCCACGAGGCGGAGGGCGAGGTCGTGCGCGCGAGCGACCTGATGAACGAGACGGTGATCAGCGTCGCGCCCGACGACGCGGTGCGCGAGGCGGTCGACCTGATGGAGGAGGAGGCGTACTCGCAGCTCCCGGTCCTCCAGAACGGGGTGCCCGTCGGCTCGATCAGTCAGGGCGACGTGGTCCACGCGGGCGAGAACGTCGGGGACCACCCCGTCAGCGAGGTGATGAGCGAGTCGTTCCCCACGGTCGCGCCGAGCGCGACCGTCGACGAGGTCCGGAACCTGCTGGACCACTACAAGGCCGTGATGGTCACCGACGGCGGCGAGACGGTCGGGATCATCACCGAGGCGGACATCGCCGCGCACCTCTCGTAG
- the purM gene encoding phosphoribosylformylglycinamidine cyclo-ligase: protein MTEDGGAAGGSDGEATGDDELTYADAGVDIDASEAATAALIGAVGEAEGDYAGLLDIGDRYLALATDGVGTKLLVAEALGDYSTVGIDCIAMNVNDLVAAGVRPVAFVDYLAVDEPDERFAEQVGDGLARGAELADMELVGGETAVMPDVINGLDLAGTCAGLAAKDAVFDGAAEPGDALVGWRSSGIHSNGLTLAREAATREHAYTDLCPFEGYETVGEALLEPTRIYTDLLDPMRDHGVHGAAHVTGGGWTNLTRLGDHRYVVEDAFDPQPVFEFVQTEGNVPDEEMHRTFNMGTGFVAALDPDAAESLAAATDGRVIGRVEESDATDATGDGDDGAAGTVSIRGLEL from the coding sequence ATGACCGAGGACGGCGGCGCGGCGGGCGGAAGCGACGGGGAAGCGACGGGCGACGACGAGCTCACCTACGCCGACGCGGGCGTCGACATCGACGCGAGCGAGGCGGCGACCGCGGCGCTGATCGGCGCCGTCGGCGAGGCCGAGGGCGACTACGCCGGTCTCCTCGACATCGGCGACCGGTACCTCGCGCTCGCGACCGACGGCGTCGGGACGAAGCTGCTCGTCGCCGAGGCGCTCGGCGACTACTCGACGGTCGGCATCGACTGCATCGCGATGAACGTCAACGACCTCGTCGCCGCCGGCGTCCGTCCCGTCGCCTTCGTCGACTACCTCGCGGTCGACGAGCCGGACGAGCGGTTCGCCGAGCAGGTCGGCGACGGCCTCGCCCGCGGCGCCGAGCTCGCCGACATGGAGCTCGTCGGCGGCGAGACGGCGGTGATGCCCGACGTGATCAACGGGCTCGATCTGGCGGGCACCTGCGCCGGGCTCGCCGCGAAGGACGCCGTCTTCGACGGCGCGGCGGAGCCGGGCGACGCCCTCGTCGGCTGGCGCTCCTCAGGGATCCACTCCAACGGGCTCACGCTCGCCCGCGAGGCCGCGACCCGCGAGCACGCGTACACCGACCTGTGCCCGTTCGAGGGGTACGAGACGGTCGGCGAGGCGCTGCTGGAGCCGACCCGGATCTACACGGACCTGCTCGACCCCATGCGCGATCACGGCGTGCACGGCGCGGCCCACGTCACCGGCGGCGGGTGGACGAACCTGACGCGGCTCGGCGACCACCGGTACGTCGTCGAGGACGCCTTCGACCCCCAGCCCGTCTTCGAGTTCGTGCAGACCGAGGGGAACGTCCCGGACGAGGAGATGCACCGGACGTTCAACATGGGCACCGGCTTCGTCGCGGCCCTCGACCCCGACGCCGCCGAGTCGCTGGCGGCCGCCACTGACGGCCGTGTGATCGGGCGCGTCGAGGAGAGCGACGCGACCGACGCGACGGGCGACGGCGACGACGGGGCGGCCGGGACCGTCTCGATCCGCGGGCTGGAGCTGTAG